A single Sciurus carolinensis chromosome 15, mSciCar1.2, whole genome shotgun sequence DNA region contains:
- the Dsc2 gene encoding desmocollin-2 isoform X1, which translates to MAAAGPTLSRSGALCRRLLLTLSILAFACDACKQVILHVPSKLDAEKFVGRVNLEECFKSANIIHSSDPDFQILKDGSVYTTNAILLSSETRSFTILLFNTDSQEEKEISVLLEEETQVQKRLSKEKPLRRAKRRWAPIPCSMLENSLGPFPLFLQQVQSDAAQNYTIYYSIRGPGVDQEPLHLFYVERDTGNLYCTRPVDREQYESFEITAFATTPDGYTPEYPLPLLIKVEDENDNAPIFTETTYTFTVFENCKVGSTVGQVCATDKDEPDTMHTRLRYSILEQLPSSPTLFSMHPATGVITTVSSQLDRELIDKYQLKIKVQDMDGQYFGLHTTATCIINIGDVNDNLPTFSPTSYVTSVEENTIDVEILRVTIEDKDLINTPNWRANYTILKGNENGNFKIVTDPRTNEGVLCVVKPLNYEETQQVALQLGVVNEAPYSREASSRSAMSTATVTVNVKNQDEGPECSPLVQTVRIKENAPAGTRSSGYKAYDPDTRSSTGIRYRKVSDPKGWVTIDEDSGSITVFRSLDREAEVISNGVYNITVLASDKNGRTCTGILGIILEDINDNGPYIPKQTVVICKPTMSSAEIVAVDPDEPVNGPPFDFSLESSDSEVRKIWRLTKINDTAARLSYQNDPPFGSYAVPIRVSDRFGLSTVTSLNVILCNCITENDCTFRTSERTGNGEVKLGTWAILAILLGIALLFCILFTLVCGISRTTKELKVLPDDLAQQNLIVSNTEAPGDDKVYSTNGFTTQAVGAAGQGICGTLGSGVRNGGQETIEMVKGHQTLDSCRGTGHHHTLDSCRGGHVEVDNCRYTYSEWHSFTQPRLGEKVHQCNQDDNHKHAQDYVLTYNYEGKGSLAGSVGCCSERQDEDGLEFLDHLEPKFRTLAEACMKR; encoded by the exons atGGCGGCAGCTGGACCCACACTGTCCCGGAGCGGAGCCCTCTGTCGGCGGCTCCTGCTGACCCTCTCG ATCTTAGCATTTGCCTGTGATGCCTGCAAACAGGTGATACTACATGTTCCTTCTAAATTAGATGCTGAGAAATTTGTTGGCAGAG TTAACCTGGAGGAGTGCTTTAAGTCTGCAAATATCATTCACTCAAGTGATCctgatttccaaattttaaaagatggctCAGTCTATACAACCAATGCTATTCTCCTGTCCTCGGAGACAAGAAGTTTTACTATATTACTTTTCAACACAGACAGCCAAGAGGAGAAGGAAATATCTGTCCTTCTAGAGGAAGAAACACAG GTACAAAAAagactttctaaagaaaaacctCTAAGACGTGCCAAGAGAAGATGGGCTCCTATTCCTTGTTCCATGCTAGAGAATTCCTTGGGTCCTTTCCCACTTTTTCTTCAACAG GTTCAGTCTGACGCAGCACAAAACTACACCATATACTATTCCATCCGAGGGCCTGGAGTTGACCAAGAACCtctacatttattttatgtggagagGGATACTGGAAACCTGTATTGTACTCGTCCGGTAGATCGTGAGCAGTATGAATCATTTGAG ATAACTGCCTTTGCAACAACTCCAGATGGGTACACACCAGAATATCCATTGCCCCTGCTAATCAAAGTAGAGGATGAAAATGATAATGCTCCGATTTTTACAGAAACAACATACACTTTTACGGTTTTTGAAAACTGCAAAGTTG gTTCCACCGTGGGACAGGTGTGTGCAACTGACAAAGACGAGCCCGACACCATGCACACACGCCTGAGATACTCCATCCTGGAGCAGCTGCCGTCCTCGCCCACACTCTTTTCTATGCATCCGGCTACAGGCGTGATCACCACCGTGTCATCTCAGCTGGACAGAGAG ttaATTGACAAATACCAGTTGAAAATAAAAGTGCAAGACATGGATGGTCAATATTTTGGTTTGCACACAACTGCAACTTGTATCATTAATATTGGAGATGTGAATGACAACTTGCCAACATTTTCTCCTACTTCT tatgTGACATCAGTGGAAGAAAACACAATTGATGTGGAGATCTTACGTGTTACCATTGAGGATAAGGATTTAATTAATACTCCTAATTGGAGAGCTAATTATACCATTTTAAAGggcaatgaaaatggaaattttaaaattgtaacagATCCCAGAACCAATGAAGGAGTTCTGTGTGTAGTTAAG CCACTGAATTATGAAGAAACCCAACAGGTGGCCCTGCAACTTGGTGTAGTTAATGAAGCTCCATATTCTAGAGAGGCTAGCTCAAGATCCGCCATGAGTACAGCAACGGTTACTGTTAACGTGAAAAATCAGGACGAGGGTCCTGAGTGCAGCCCTCTAGTCCAGACTGTTCGAATCAAAGAAAATGCACCAGCAGGGACAAGAAGCAGTGGATACAAAGCATATGACCCAGATACAAGAAGCAGCACTGGAATAAG GTATAGGAAAGTAAGTGATCCAAAAGGGTGGGTCACCATTGATGAAGATTCAGGTTCAATCACAGTTTTCCGGAGCCTGGACAGAGAGGCAGAGGTCATCTCAAATGGTGTCTATAACATTACAGTCCTTGCATCAGATAAAA ATGGGAGAACTTGTACAGGGATTCTGGGGATTATACTTGAAGACATAAATGATAATGGCCCATATATACCTAAGCAGACAGTGGTAATCTGCAAACCCACTATGTCCTCTGCGGAGATTGTTGCTGTTGATCCTGATGAACCCGTAAATGGTCCACCGTTTGATTTTAGTTTGGAGAGTTCTGATTCAGAAGTACGGAAAATATGGAGACTGACGAAAATTAATG ataCAGCGGCACGTCTTTCTTATCAGAACGATCCTCCATTTGGATCATACGCAGTACCTATTCGAGTTTCAGATAGATTTGGCTTATCTACAGTCACTTCACTGAATGTTATTTTATGTAACTGCATTACCGAAAATGACTGCACATTTCGCACAAGTGAAAGGACTGGCAACGGAGAAGTAAAACTCGGAACATGGGCCATCCTGGCAATACTGTTGGGCATAGCATTGCTATTTT gtATACTATTTACATTAGTCTGTGGGATTTCTAGGACAACCAAAGAACTGAAAGTACTGCCTGATGATTTAGCCCAGCAGAACCTCATTGTGTCAAACACCGAAGCTCCTGGAGATGACAAAGTG tattCCACAAATGGTTTCACAACCCAGGCTGTGGGTGCTGCTGGTCAGGGAATTTGTGGCACCTTGGGATCAGGAGTCAGAAATGGAGGGCAGGAGACCATTGAAATGGTGAAAGGACACCAGACCCTGGACTCCTGCCGGGGCACTGGGCATCATCACACGCTGGACTCCTGCAGGGGAGGACATGTCGAGGTGGACAACTGCAGATACACTTACTCGGAGTGGCATAGTTTCACTCAGCCCCGACTTGGAGAA AAGGTACATCAGTGTAATCAGGATGACAATCACAAGCACGCTCAAGACTACGTCCTTACGTATAACTATGAAGGAAAAGGATCGCTGGCTGGTTCTGTGGGCTGTTGTAGTGAACGACAAGATGAAGATGGGCTTGAATTTTTGGATCATTTGGAGCCCAAATTTAGGACACTAGCAGAAGCATGCATGAAGAGATGA
- the Dsc2 gene encoding desmocollin-2 isoform X2, with the protein MAAAGPTLSRSGALCRRLLLTLSILAFACDACKQVILHVPSKLDAEKFVGRVNLEECFKSANIIHSSDPDFQILKDGSVYTTNAILLSSETRSFTILLFNTDSQEEKEISVLLEEETQVQKRLSKEKPLRRAKRRWAPIPCSMLENSLGPFPLFLQQVQSDAAQNYTIYYSIRGPGVDQEPLHLFYVERDTGNLYCTRPVDREQYESFEITAFATTPDGYTPEYPLPLLIKVEDENDNAPIFTETTYTFTVFENCKVGSTVGQVCATDKDEPDTMHTRLRYSILEQLPSSPTLFSMHPATGVITTVSSQLDRELIDKYQLKIKVQDMDGQYFGLHTTATCIINIGDVNDNLPTFSPTSYVTSVEENTIDVEILRVTIEDKDLINTPNWRANYTILKGNENGNFKIVTDPRTNEGVLCVVKPLNYEETQQVALQLGVVNEAPYSREASSRSAMSTATVTVNVKNQDEGPECSPLVQTVRIKENAPAGTRSSGYKAYDPDTRSSTGIRYRKVSDPKGWVTIDEDSGSITVFRSLDREAEVISNGVYNITVLASDKNGRTCTGILGIILEDINDNGPYIPKQTVVICKPTMSSAEIVAVDPDEPVNGPPFDFSLESSDSEVRKIWRLTKINDTAARLSYQNDPPFGSYAVPIRVSDRFGLSTVTSLNVILCNCITENDCTFRTSERTGNGEVKLGTWAILAILLGIALLFCILFTLVCGISRTTKELKVLPDDLAQQNLIVSNTEAPGDDKVYSTNGFTTQAVGAAGQGICGTLGSGVRNGGQETIEMVKGHQTLDSCRGTGHHHTLDSCRGGHVEVDNCRYTYSEWHSFTQPRLGEESIRGHTLIKN; encoded by the exons atGGCGGCAGCTGGACCCACACTGTCCCGGAGCGGAGCCCTCTGTCGGCGGCTCCTGCTGACCCTCTCG ATCTTAGCATTTGCCTGTGATGCCTGCAAACAGGTGATACTACATGTTCCTTCTAAATTAGATGCTGAGAAATTTGTTGGCAGAG TTAACCTGGAGGAGTGCTTTAAGTCTGCAAATATCATTCACTCAAGTGATCctgatttccaaattttaaaagatggctCAGTCTATACAACCAATGCTATTCTCCTGTCCTCGGAGACAAGAAGTTTTACTATATTACTTTTCAACACAGACAGCCAAGAGGAGAAGGAAATATCTGTCCTTCTAGAGGAAGAAACACAG GTACAAAAAagactttctaaagaaaaacctCTAAGACGTGCCAAGAGAAGATGGGCTCCTATTCCTTGTTCCATGCTAGAGAATTCCTTGGGTCCTTTCCCACTTTTTCTTCAACAG GTTCAGTCTGACGCAGCACAAAACTACACCATATACTATTCCATCCGAGGGCCTGGAGTTGACCAAGAACCtctacatttattttatgtggagagGGATACTGGAAACCTGTATTGTACTCGTCCGGTAGATCGTGAGCAGTATGAATCATTTGAG ATAACTGCCTTTGCAACAACTCCAGATGGGTACACACCAGAATATCCATTGCCCCTGCTAATCAAAGTAGAGGATGAAAATGATAATGCTCCGATTTTTACAGAAACAACATACACTTTTACGGTTTTTGAAAACTGCAAAGTTG gTTCCACCGTGGGACAGGTGTGTGCAACTGACAAAGACGAGCCCGACACCATGCACACACGCCTGAGATACTCCATCCTGGAGCAGCTGCCGTCCTCGCCCACACTCTTTTCTATGCATCCGGCTACAGGCGTGATCACCACCGTGTCATCTCAGCTGGACAGAGAG ttaATTGACAAATACCAGTTGAAAATAAAAGTGCAAGACATGGATGGTCAATATTTTGGTTTGCACACAACTGCAACTTGTATCATTAATATTGGAGATGTGAATGACAACTTGCCAACATTTTCTCCTACTTCT tatgTGACATCAGTGGAAGAAAACACAATTGATGTGGAGATCTTACGTGTTACCATTGAGGATAAGGATTTAATTAATACTCCTAATTGGAGAGCTAATTATACCATTTTAAAGggcaatgaaaatggaaattttaaaattgtaacagATCCCAGAACCAATGAAGGAGTTCTGTGTGTAGTTAAG CCACTGAATTATGAAGAAACCCAACAGGTGGCCCTGCAACTTGGTGTAGTTAATGAAGCTCCATATTCTAGAGAGGCTAGCTCAAGATCCGCCATGAGTACAGCAACGGTTACTGTTAACGTGAAAAATCAGGACGAGGGTCCTGAGTGCAGCCCTCTAGTCCAGACTGTTCGAATCAAAGAAAATGCACCAGCAGGGACAAGAAGCAGTGGATACAAAGCATATGACCCAGATACAAGAAGCAGCACTGGAATAAG GTATAGGAAAGTAAGTGATCCAAAAGGGTGGGTCACCATTGATGAAGATTCAGGTTCAATCACAGTTTTCCGGAGCCTGGACAGAGAGGCAGAGGTCATCTCAAATGGTGTCTATAACATTACAGTCCTTGCATCAGATAAAA ATGGGAGAACTTGTACAGGGATTCTGGGGATTATACTTGAAGACATAAATGATAATGGCCCATATATACCTAAGCAGACAGTGGTAATCTGCAAACCCACTATGTCCTCTGCGGAGATTGTTGCTGTTGATCCTGATGAACCCGTAAATGGTCCACCGTTTGATTTTAGTTTGGAGAGTTCTGATTCAGAAGTACGGAAAATATGGAGACTGACGAAAATTAATG ataCAGCGGCACGTCTTTCTTATCAGAACGATCCTCCATTTGGATCATACGCAGTACCTATTCGAGTTTCAGATAGATTTGGCTTATCTACAGTCACTTCACTGAATGTTATTTTATGTAACTGCATTACCGAAAATGACTGCACATTTCGCACAAGTGAAAGGACTGGCAACGGAGAAGTAAAACTCGGAACATGGGCCATCCTGGCAATACTGTTGGGCATAGCATTGCTATTTT gtATACTATTTACATTAGTCTGTGGGATTTCTAGGACAACCAAAGAACTGAAAGTACTGCCTGATGATTTAGCCCAGCAGAACCTCATTGTGTCAAACACCGAAGCTCCTGGAGATGACAAAGTG tattCCACAAATGGTTTCACAACCCAGGCTGTGGGTGCTGCTGGTCAGGGAATTTGTGGCACCTTGGGATCAGGAGTCAGAAATGGAGGGCAGGAGACCATTGAAATGGTGAAAGGACACCAGACCCTGGACTCCTGCCGGGGCACTGGGCATCATCACACGCTGGACTCCTGCAGGGGAGGACATGTCGAGGTGGACAACTGCAGATACACTTACTCGGAGTGGCATAGTTTCACTCAGCCCCGACTTGGAGAA GAATCCATTAGAGGACACACactgattaaaaattaa